CCCAGTTCATGCCCGGCACGGCGGCGGAGCGCGGTCTGCGCGATCCGTTCGATCCCGTGGAGGCGATCCCGAAATCCGCGGAACTCCTGCGCGAGCACCGGGCGCGTTTCGGCAATCTCGGCTTGGCGGCAGCCGCTTACAACGCCGGGCCGCAACGCGTGCGCGGGTGGCTCGACGGCCGCTCCGGCATGCCGGCGGAAACGCGCGACTACGTGGTCCGCATCACGGGCCGCACCCTCGAGGATTGGGCCACGGAGAGCGGCCGGAGCCCACCGAAGCCCGCGCTCGCTTTCATGGCATCCGCCGATCTCGGTTTCGCGACGACCTGGCCGACGAACCCGGCCGTGCACCCGACGAGCCTTCCCGCGACATCCCAGGGCATGCGCAGCGCTCCGTCGCCGGCGTCACGCTCCACCAAGCGGCCACTCCAGCGTCCCTCGGCGCGGTCCCAGCAGCCGCGCTCCGAGCAGGCTCTCTGCGCGCTCCTGAACGGTGAGGGACGGACCTGTCTCGTGCAGGCGACCTACTGAGGCGGCGCGACTTGCTCGATGCGAACCCCCTGGCCGGGTTCGGCGGGTCGGCGGCTCTGACGCAGCTTGCGCCGCTTGCCGCGCCCTGAGGCCTCGCGCGGCGGGATCGGTCCAGCGGCATCCAGCAGAGTTCGATCAATCGTGGGCGCCTGCTGCAAGCCGGCTGGCCGCGGCCCGGGAGCGAGGCGCTGCCCCTCGTACAGCTCGATGCAGTCCCGGAGCGCCGTCGGATCGCGGATGAAGGTACAGTCGTTCACGTTCGGCACCGGCGCGCCCTGGGCGACAGCACCGGAAGCGCTCAGGGCGGCAGCAACTCCGAAGATGGCCGCCCTGCATTTCCATCCGGACACGGCAGACCTCTCAGCGTGAGGAACGCGCCGCGCCAGCCCGCGGCCACATGCATTGTCACCGGCAGAACATTGGCACGATCGATCCGTTCCGGTTCGCCGTCAAACCTCACCGGCGGATCGGATGCTCAGGACGGTCCTAGCCTGTACACTCAAGCCGTGGTGGTCCCGCAGAGTGGCGGGGCAGGGGAAGATCCGCGCCGGTCACGCCATGGCCAGTACGGCCGCGATCACCGCCACTCCGACAGCGAGCCACGTCGCGTAGTCGCCGATCAGGCCGCTGTGCAGGATCTCCAGCGCCCGCGTCGGCGCCGACTGCGTGGCGCTGACCGGCCGGACCACGAAGGCCGGCAGCCGCTGACGGAACAGCCCGTAGCCGGCGCCCGCCAGTGCAGTGGTCACGGAGGCCCACGGCAGCCAGCCCGGCCCCTCGGCGAGCGACCCGCCCGGGGACCGGTGCATGAAGGCCGCGGCCGCCCGCGGCAGGGCGTGCTCGATCAGGCTCGCCGGCAGCCCGGCATCGAGGGCGAGCAGCGCGCAGCAGGGCGCGAGCATCAGCCAGAGGGGCCGGTTGGCCTTCTCGCGCTCGTCCTCGCTCGGCGCCCCGGCCTCGTCGCCGGGATCGGGCCCGAGCCCCAGGAAGATGCGGCCCGCTGCCCGCAGGACCGCGGCCCCGGTCAGCGCCGCACCGATCGCGGTGGCGGCCAGTGCGATGCCGTGGCCCTGCTGCGACAGAGCCCCCTGCACGAGGCGCGTGCCCTGGTCGAGAACGCCGATCGGCAGGCCGCAGAGCAGCAGCCCGGCCAGTGCCATGGCGATCCCGGCCGGCATGATGCCGCGGCCGAGGCCGCGCAGCGCGATCTCGTCGACGCTCGCCTGGGTGGCCAGGAGGATGCCGGCGATCATGAACAGCGCGCCCTTCACCAGCCCGTGTCCGACCACGTAGACCAGAACGCCTCCGGTGCCGTCCGCCGACAGGGCGCCGAGGCCGGTGAGCATGATCCCGGCATGCGAGATCGTCGAGAAGGCAAGCATCCGCTTCAGGTGGCGCTGCAGCAGCGCCATCCAGCCGCCGAGCAGGGCTGTGAGGGTGCCCAGGGCCGTGAGCAGGAGGGGCAGCGCGTGCTGGACCTGACCGGAGCCCGCGAACACGACGGCGCTCACCTTCGCGAGGCCGAACAGGCCGAGCGACACCATCGAGCCGGAGAAGATCACCGAGACCGGGCTCGGGGCCACCGCGTGGGCATCGGCGAGCCAGAACTGGAACGGAACGATCGCGCCCTTGATCATCAGGGCGGCGGCCACGAGGCAGAAGGCCCCGGCCACAACCGGGTCGCGACCGCCCCGCGCCACCGCCGCTGCGATGCCCTCGAAGTCCAGCGTGCCGGTCTGCCCGTAGATCAGCCCGATGCCGCCGAGCATCAGGAATCCCGCGAGGCTGTTGACCACGGTGAAGTTGATGGCGCCCGCGAGCGCAGATTCCGCCAAGTGGTAGGCGGTGAGCGCGAAGGCGGCGACGCTCATCACCTCGAACCACACGAACAGGTTGAACATGTCGCGGGTGAAGCAGAACCCGACCATGGCGGCCAGGAACAGCAGCATCAGGATGTGGAAGTGGCCATGCGTGCGGCCGAAGAAGCCCCAGGCGAACACGAAGGTCAGGGCGTAGAGCAGGCCGATGAAGGTCGCGACCCAGGCGCTCGCCTCGTCCACCGAGAAGCCGATGCCGAGGTGGACGCTGTCCCGCGGCTCCCAGCCGCCGAACCAGTAGACGATCGGCCCGTCGGCGGCGTGCACGGCGATGATGGCCGACAGGATCGCGACACTCAGTGCGGCGAGCGCCGCGAGGATGTCGGGCACGCGGCCCGGCAGACGGTGCGCGACCGCGAGCGTCACGGCGCAGACGACGAGCGGAATCGCGACCGGCAGGGGCAGGAGGGCGGCGGGGAAGGCGGTCACGGAGTCGTTCGCTCCCCACCCTTCGCGGCGCTCGATCCCTGGCCGCGGCCGGATGTTCCGCCGGCGCGCATCGGCCGAAGCTTCTCCGGGTCGAGGCTGCCGCCGCGCTTGTAGGCCTGGATCGTCAGGACGAGGAGGAGGGCGGTCAGGGTCGCGCCGACTACGATGTCGGTCAGCACCAGCGCCTGCATCACCGGATCGACAGCAGGCGTGCCCGGCGGGTGATCGTAGAAGATCGGCGCGATGCTGCCCCAGCGGTAGCCGAGGCCCAGGAGGAGCACGTAGGTCGCCGACTGGCAGACGCCGAGGCAGCCCACGAGGTGGATGAAGTTGCGGCTCGTGGCGATGCCGTAGAGGCCGATCCCGAAGAGCCACGCGGCGACCGCGTAGGGCAGCATGCTCACGCGGATTCCTCCCCGGGTTCGTCGGGCGCGTCCGCCTCGCGGGTCTCCTCCATGAATTCGAGGAAGAGCTGCGTGAACCCGCCCGTCACCGCCAGGGCGACGCCGAGGTTCTCCACGAGCATCAGGCCTCCGGAGAACAGGTCGCGGAAGGTGCCCAGCGGCAGGACGTTCTGCATGAAGGCGGCGCCGGTGAGCATCGGCGCCAGCCCGCACAGGGCGAAGAGCAGGGCGCCACCGCCCTCCAGGGCGTCGAGCCAGTGACTGCGGACGGCGTCGCGCCAGCCGGCATAGCCCTCGCCGAGGTAGATCAGCAGGGTGCCGGAGGCGAGGATTACGCCACCCTGGAAGCCGCCGCCCGGTGTGACGGTGGCGTGCAGCACCACGTAGAGACCGAACAGGGCCGTGAGCGGCCCCGCGATCCGGCAGGCGAGCACCACGGCCTCGGAGCGCGGGATGACGGCGCGGCCGGGCCGACGCAGGGCGCGTTCGGTGCTGCCCTCGCCCCGCCGACCCCGCAGCAGCACCACCGTTCCGGTGATGGCGGCGAGCAGCATGAACTCCTCACCCAGGGTGTCGAGGCCGCGCAGGTCGAAATTGATCGCACTCACCATGTTGGCGACGTGCCGAGCCTGCGGGGTGATCGCGTTGATGCGCTCGCCGTACTGGGCGATGGTCGATCCGAAGGGCGGCAACCCGGCGATCACCGCGGCGGCGCAGGGCAGGAGGACCAGCCCCGACAGAGCGAGCAGCGCGATGCGGATCCGGGGGCTCAAGACTCCTCCTCGGGGGACTGCGTCCGCACCGCCATGAGCGCGACGAGGAAGAGGAGCGGCACCGCCGCGGAGCCGACCGCCAGCTCCGACAGGGCGACGTCGGGCGCCTGAAGGGCGTCGAACAGGATCGTCAGGACGAGCCCGTTCACCGCGATCGCGAAGACCTGTCGGGTGGGGTCGCGTACCAGCACAACCGCGGTGCCGGAGATCGCGGTGAACAGGAACAGCAGCGGCAGGATCACGATCATCGGGGTGTCCTCATGCCGAGCGGCCCTCGCGCATCAGCACGGCCCGGCCGGACACGTGCGACAGCACCGCCGCCCAGGCGAGGAAGACGACCATCATGACCAGGATCTTGAGCGAACGCCCGGAGATGCCGTCGGCCAGGAAGGCCGCGAGGGTGACGAGGATC
The sequence above is drawn from the Methylobacterium mesophilicum SR1.6/6 genome and encodes:
- a CDS encoding lytic transglycosylase domain-containing protein, yielding MQAFVGHPRPFDRRIPRAPLAACLVAAAVLTFIVAPRASNKADVEPVAESIILAPIAQLDPVLMDIPAMTDLLVVGRGDLQPMEQASRLFPQVLAPQFLFPQAEAGMRALIASAATANDLPSDFFLRLLRQESGLNPLAVSPVGAQGIAQFMPGTAAERGLRDPFDPVEAIPKSAELLREHRARFGNLGLAAAAYNAGPQRVRGWLDGRSGMPAETRDYVVRITGRTLEDWATESGRSPPKPALAFMASADLGFATTWPTNPAVHPTSLPATSQGMRSAPSPASRSTKRPLQRPSARSQQPRSEQALCALLNGEGRTCLVQATY
- a CDS encoding complex I subunit 5 family protein, which gives rise to MTAFPAALLPLPVAIPLVVCAVTLAVAHRLPGRVPDILAALAALSVAILSAIIAVHAADGPIVYWFGGWEPRDSVHLGIGFSVDEASAWVATFIGLLYALTFVFAWGFFGRTHGHFHILMLLFLAAMVGFCFTRDMFNLFVWFEVMSVAAFALTAYHLAESALAGAINFTVVNSLAGFLMLGGIGLIYGQTGTLDFEGIAAAVARGGRDPVVAGAFCLVAAALMIKGAIVPFQFWLADAHAVAPSPVSVIFSGSMVSLGLFGLAKVSAVVFAGSGQVQHALPLLLTALGTLTALLGGWMALLQRHLKRMLAFSTISHAGIMLTGLGALSADGTGGVLVYVVGHGLVKGALFMIAGILLATQASVDEIALRGLGRGIMPAGIAMALAGLLLCGLPIGVLDQGTRLVQGALSQQGHGIALAATAIGAALTGAAVLRAAGRIFLGLGPDPGDEAGAPSEDEREKANRPLWLMLAPCCALLALDAGLPASLIEHALPRAAAAFMHRSPGGSLAEGPGWLPWASVTTALAGAGYGLFRQRLPAFVVRPVSATQSAPTRALEILHSGLIGDYATWLAVGVAVIAAVLAMA
- a CDS encoding sodium:proton antiporter: MLPYAVAAWLFGIGLYGIATSRNFIHLVGCLGVCQSATYVLLLGLGYRWGSIAPIFYDHPPGTPAVDPVMQALVLTDIVVGATLTALLLVLTIQAYKRGGSLDPEKLRPMRAGGTSGRGQGSSAAKGGERTTP
- a CDS encoding MnhB domain-containing protein, which produces MSPRIRIALLALSGLVLLPCAAAVIAGLPPFGSTIAQYGERINAITPQARHVANMVSAINFDLRGLDTLGEEFMLLAAITGTVVLLRGRRGEGSTERALRRPGRAVIPRSEAVVLACRIAGPLTALFGLYVVLHATVTPGGGFQGGVILASGTLLIYLGEGYAGWRDAVRSHWLDALEGGGALLFALCGLAPMLTGAAFMQNVLPLGTFRDLFSGGLMLVENLGVALAVTGGFTQLFLEFMEETREADAPDEPGEESA
- a CDS encoding Na(+)/H(+) antiporter subunit B, producing the protein MIVILPLLFLFTAISGTAVVLVRDPTRQVFAIAVNGLVLTILFDALQAPDVALSELAVGSAAVPLLFLVALMAVRTQSPEEES
- a CDS encoding monovalent cation/H(+) antiporter subunit G; the protein is MSVVIGILLALAVAVTWLAALALWRLPRALDRFHALAFLNVASSILVTLAAFLADGISGRSLKILVMMVVFLAWAAVLSHVSGRAVLMREGRSA